From Bdellovibrio bacteriovorus, a single genomic window includes:
- the purB gene encoding adenylosuccinate lyase: MIERYTRPEMGLLWHADHRFGKMMEVEIAVAEVQAQMGIIPKVAAKSIAQKSRFNVKRISEIEKETKHDVIAFVSNLAENVGPHGKYIHYGMTSSDVLDTAFSLQIREAGVVLMNSITTLEKSLKSLVKKHAETLCAGRTHGMFAEPTTFGYKMAGFLAETERNKKRVKAALDNMMICKLSGAVGTYSSQPAKVEAAVAKKLRLKPETIATQVIPRDRHAEMLNALALLGTGLERLAVELRHLQRSEVGEVTEGFTKGQKGSSAMPHKKNPISAENITGLSRLLRGYAIAGMENVALWHERDISHSSVERVVFPDAFIVADYALIRMSILLDGLDVNKKRMLDNIDSSQGQLFSSHVLLALVAKGMIREEAYALVQRLCHSMGYGEHLRDKLLVDDQVRALLKPKEIDEIFTGKKHKKSIKDIIKRV, from the coding sequence GTGATCGAACGTTACACGCGCCCGGAGATGGGTCTTTTATGGCATGCCGACCACAGATTTGGCAAAATGATGGAAGTCGAGATCGCCGTTGCTGAAGTTCAAGCACAGATGGGTATTATTCCTAAGGTCGCTGCGAAATCCATCGCGCAAAAATCACGCTTCAACGTCAAACGTATTTCTGAAATTGAAAAAGAAACCAAGCATGATGTGATCGCGTTTGTTTCCAACCTCGCTGAAAACGTCGGTCCTCATGGAAAGTACATTCATTATGGAATGACCTCTTCCGATGTTTTGGATACGGCTTTTAGTTTGCAGATTCGTGAGGCGGGCGTTGTTCTGATGAACTCCATCACGACTTTAGAAAAGTCATTAAAGTCTTTAGTAAAAAAACACGCAGAAACTTTGTGCGCAGGTCGTACTCATGGCATGTTCGCAGAGCCGACAACTTTCGGTTATAAAATGGCCGGCTTCCTTGCGGAAACCGAAAGAAATAAAAAGCGCGTGAAAGCCGCTTTAGACAATATGATGATCTGTAAACTGAGTGGAGCTGTGGGAACTTACTCCAGTCAGCCCGCGAAAGTGGAAGCTGCCGTTGCGAAAAAATTGCGCTTAAAACCGGAAACTATTGCGACTCAAGTGATCCCGCGGGATCGCCATGCAGAGATGCTCAACGCCTTGGCCCTTTTAGGAACAGGTCTAGAAAGACTGGCGGTCGAGCTTCGTCATTTGCAAAGAAGTGAAGTCGGTGAAGTGACCGAAGGTTTTACGAAGGGCCAAAAAGGTTCTTCGGCTATGCCTCATAAGAAAAATCCGATCAGTGCTGAAAACATCACAGGTCTTTCTCGACTGCTTCGCGGTTACGCGATTGCCGGGATGGAAAACGTCGCCTTATGGCATGAACGTGATATCAGTCACTCGTCTGTAGAGCGCGTGGTTTTCCCGGACGCCTTCATCGTCGCAGACTATGCCCTCATCCGCATGAGCATTTTGCTGGATGGTCTGGACGTAAATAAAAAGCGCATGCTCGACAATATCGATAGTTCCCAAGGTCAGCTCTTCAGTTCTCATGTTCTTTTAGCCTTGGTCGCCAAAGGAATGATTCGTGAAGAAGCGTACGCTTTGGTGCAACGTCTTTGTCACTCTATGGGGTACGGAGAACACTTAAGAGACAAACTTTTGGTCGATGATCAGGTTCGCGCTCTTTTAAAGCCCAAAGAAATCGACGAAATTTTCACGGGCAAAAAACATAAAAAATCCATCAAAGACATTATCAAAAGAGTTTAA
- a CDS encoding serine hydrolase domain-containing protein: MKFSVLEKNLMKQLEERIRDTTPGVMVRAYQGGRIICDVSAGNTFAYYDLASLTKVIFTTQAMMYAFELSKWNFETKVADVLSWFPHKETRITELLTHSSGLAWWLPLYQEINTQLPLEKRREQLREILQGLKIEKQETAVYSDVGFLVLGFILEKFFDKPLHDVWEEIKNKFYLGTTLEFHPNNQTSIRTGLFAPTEECSVRRKLIQGEVHDLNCWSLGGVSTHAGLFGSIDDVGWFSLHLRSQLMGIARYSIRQKTAQLFAKRALPEGKGDWAMGYMMPTPGSASCGSYFSLDSIGHTGFTGTSIWYDPKMDMSIIILSNRVLYGSDNKAFGKLRPEIHNWIVENYRRSGV; the protein is encoded by the coding sequence ATGAAGTTTTCAGTCCTTGAGAAAAATTTGATGAAGCAGCTTGAAGAGCGCATTCGTGACACCACTCCCGGAGTGATGGTGCGCGCCTATCAAGGTGGACGTATTATCTGTGACGTGTCTGCCGGAAACACTTTTGCCTATTATGACTTAGCCAGTTTAACAAAAGTGATCTTCACGACTCAGGCCATGATGTATGCGTTTGAACTTTCCAAATGGAACTTTGAAACCAAAGTCGCTGATGTTCTTTCTTGGTTTCCGCACAAGGAAACAAGAATTACTGAGCTTTTGACACACTCTTCGGGACTTGCGTGGTGGCTTCCTTTGTATCAGGAAATTAACACTCAGTTACCACTAGAAAAAAGAAGAGAACAGCTTCGCGAAATTCTGCAAGGCCTTAAAATCGAAAAACAAGAAACGGCGGTGTATTCCGATGTGGGATTCTTGGTTCTAGGTTTTATCTTAGAAAAATTCTTTGATAAGCCTTTGCATGATGTGTGGGAAGAAATTAAGAATAAATTCTATTTAGGAACGACTTTAGAATTCCATCCTAATAATCAAACTTCCATTCGCACAGGTCTTTTTGCCCCAACAGAGGAATGTTCCGTACGTCGCAAGCTTATCCAAGGTGAAGTTCATGATTTGAACTGCTGGTCTTTGGGTGGAGTTTCTACGCATGCGGGACTTTTCGGAAGTATTGATGATGTGGGTTGGTTCTCATTGCACTTGCGCTCGCAGTTGATGGGTATTGCTCGTTATTCTATTCGCCAGAAGACGGCTCAGCTCTTTGCTAAGCGCGCCCTGCCGGAAGGGAAGGGCGACTGGGCGATGGGCTATATGATGCCGACACCAGGCTCTGCAAGCTGTGGCAGCTATTTCTCGTTGGATTCTATTGGTCACACGGGCTTTACCGGGACTTCGATTTGGTATGACCCTAAGATGGATATGAGCATCATCATTCTTTCCAACCGTGTTTTGTACGGATCAGACAATAAAGCCTTTGGAAAATTGCGTCCTGAAATACATAATTGGATTGTTGAAAATTACCGTCGCAGCGGCGTCTAG
- a CDS encoding LD-carboxypeptidase — MSYWKYFKENDIIDVVAPGYPSQPQDVEGSRDFLLRWKLQPRIPKGLIKPHFLHANDDEQRFKFLKAAIEAKDSHVIWCLRGGYGSNRLVPMLAKLKKPKEPKLLIGLSDITSLHTFVTQEWGWTSLHAPILDRFGRNLIAPKHEKEMHDILFGQTNQIEFKKIKPLNEAARKVRNLKSKITGGNLTVLQSTMGTPWQIDTRKSLLFVEDIGERGYRIDRMFEQFRQAGLFKQCHGLILGDFVGGEEPATKKNNFKQVFKRWAQDLDIPMFQGLESGHAMIQRPVPFNTSCVLNVEAGKGHLIIQTGGRK; from the coding sequence GTGAGTTACTGGAAGTATTTTAAAGAAAATGACATTATCGATGTGGTAGCCCCCGGTTACCCGTCTCAGCCTCAAGATGTTGAGGGCTCGCGTGATTTTCTTTTAAGATGGAAATTACAGCCGCGCATTCCCAAAGGCTTGATCAAGCCGCACTTCTTGCACGCTAATGATGACGAACAAAGATTTAAGTTTTTAAAGGCAGCGATAGAGGCGAAGGACTCTCACGTGATTTGGTGTTTGCGTGGAGGGTACGGCAGCAATCGTTTAGTGCCGATGCTTGCAAAACTTAAAAAACCCAAAGAGCCGAAGCTGCTCATTGGGTTAAGTGACATCACGTCTTTACACACCTTTGTAACGCAAGAGTGGGGTTGGACTTCTTTGCATGCGCCGATCTTAGATCGTTTTGGAAGAAATCTGATTGCGCCGAAGCATGAAAAAGAAATGCACGACATTCTTTTTGGTCAAACGAATCAGATTGAATTTAAAAAAATCAAACCTCTGAACGAGGCGGCTCGTAAAGTTAGAAATTTAAAATCCAAAATCACGGGCGGAAACCTAACCGTGCTTCAATCCACCATGGGAACGCCTTGGCAGATTGACACTCGCAAATCTTTGCTTTTCGTCGAAGATATCGGGGAGCGCGGCTACCGTATCGATCGCATGTTTGAACAGTTCCGTCAGGCGGGCTTGTTTAAACAATGCCACGGTCTGATTTTGGGTGATTTCGTTGGTGGCGAAGAACCTGCAACGAAGAAGAATAATTTTAAGCAAGTATTTAAACGCTGGGCGCAGGATTTGGATATTCCCATGTTTCAAGGTTTGGAGTCCGGTCATGCCATGATTCAAAGACCTGTTCCATTTAACACTTCGTGCGTTCTGAACGTCGAAGCAGGGAAGGGTCATTTGATTATTCAAACAGGAGGGCGTAAATGA